A region from the Natronoarchaeum mannanilyticum genome encodes:
- a CDS encoding DUF7474 family protein, whose translation MPYFGYPCPGCRTTNDLHEPGCRFSGADWESVEKAYIDVLAVLSAEPRPEPALREAVDGRWSGLHAAALDQLRREHRVRENDDVLELLTPEERKERVSTPTHDPIKTIYEKGSVPGCHDNSVFALIAWYEMVGLSWDETRENVVEWLHETGTWARGGFEESSPEELVDSKRHVYEQGYGWKEKATAAKSIIDRNV comes from the coding sequence GTGCCGTACTTCGGGTACCCCTGTCCAGGCTGTCGGACGACTAACGACCTCCACGAGCCGGGTTGCCGGTTCTCGGGAGCCGACTGGGAGTCCGTCGAGAAAGCCTACATCGACGTGCTCGCCGTGCTCTCCGCCGAGCCCCGGCCGGAGCCGGCGCTCCGGGAGGCCGTCGACGGGCGCTGGAGCGGCCTCCACGCCGCCGCGCTCGACCAGTTGCGCCGCGAGCACCGGGTGCGCGAGAACGACGACGTGCTCGAACTGCTCACGCCCGAAGAGCGCAAGGAGCGAGTCAGCACGCCGACCCACGACCCGATCAAGACTATCTACGAGAAAGGCAGCGTCCCGGGCTGTCACGACAACAGCGTGTTCGCGCTGATCGCGTGGTACGAGATGGTCGGCCTCTCGTGGGACGAAACCCGGGAGAACGTCGTCGAGTGGCTCCACGAGACCGGGACGTGGGCGCGCGGCGGCTTCGAGGAGTCCAGCCCCGAGGAGCTCGTCGACAGCAAACGCCACGTGTACGAGCAGGGGTACGGCTGGAAGGAGAAGGCGACCGCGGCGAAGTCGATCATCGACCGGAACGTGTAA
- a CDS encoding DNA primase large subunit PriL, with amino-acid sequence MKRLHARYPFLDSAREAVETAEVDLAELVLREDSAAVDRAVERVDAALAEDSVGQPHRRTRVELLSYPIARVLVSLVDEPMLQRKYAHAEAATARERFEADVDDDAELKSASGGRMTTERLLAEFDLADDVRSIDDDRYLVAVGPYLRLSGGLDGEEWRLATRALRDGEVPVDEAELRELLEAAIRERVADGLPLSVPEPIAEGLADAVERIEDSLADRELRHDFDAVVPSLFPPCVRALLERIDDGESLDEPGRFALTAFLTSLGMAPDAAADLAAGAADAGESVRYQAAHLGDEEDPGYAPPSCASMAEYGLCVDKDELCEEIDHPITYYDRRLDDADGADAAAAANE; translated from the coding sequence ATGAAGCGGCTCCACGCGCGGTACCCCTTCCTCGATTCGGCCCGGGAGGCCGTCGAGACCGCCGAGGTCGACCTCGCCGAGCTGGTGCTCCGCGAGGATTCCGCGGCGGTCGACCGGGCGGTCGAGCGCGTCGACGCCGCGCTCGCCGAGGACTCGGTCGGCCAGCCCCACCGGCGAACGCGGGTCGAACTGCTGTCGTACCCGATCGCGCGGGTGCTGGTCTCGCTGGTCGACGAGCCGATGCTCCAGCGCAAGTACGCCCACGCCGAGGCGGCGACCGCCCGCGAGCGCTTCGAGGCCGACGTCGACGACGACGCCGAACTCAAGAGCGCGAGCGGCGGCCGGATGACGACCGAGCGGCTGCTCGCGGAGTTCGACCTCGCGGACGACGTCCGATCGATCGACGACGACCGCTATCTCGTGGCGGTGGGACCGTACCTCCGGCTTTCGGGCGGACTCGACGGCGAGGAGTGGCGCCTGGCGACGCGCGCGCTCCGGGACGGCGAGGTGCCGGTCGACGAGGCCGAACTCCGGGAGCTGCTGGAGGCGGCGATCCGCGAGCGGGTCGCCGACGGCCTCCCGCTGTCGGTGCCCGAGCCGATCGCCGAGGGGCTCGCCGACGCCGTCGAGCGCATCGAGGACTCGCTGGCCGACCGCGAGCTGCGCCACGACTTCGACGCCGTCGTTCCCTCGCTGTTCCCGCCCTGCGTGCGCGCGCTGCTCGAACGGATCGACGACGGCGAGTCGCTCGACGAACCGGGCCGGTTCGCGCTGACGGCGTTCCTGACCAGCCTCGGGATGGCGCCCGACGCCGCGGCGGACCTGGCGGCCGGCGCGGCCGACGCCGGCGAGTCGGTCCGCTATCAGGCCGCCCACCTCGGCGACGAGGAGGATCCCGGCTACGCGCCGCCCAGCTGCGCATCGATGGCGGAGTACGGACTCTGCGTCGACAAAGACGAACTCTGCGAGGAGATCGACCACCCGATCACGTACTACGACCGGCGGCTCGACGACGCCGACGGGGCCGACGCGGCCGCGGCGGCGAACGAGTAG
- a CDS encoding DUF7472 family protein, giving the protein MDLDREQKINIVVSIGALAVMIGAMMAIGATYSTNDGLSTQGGQMLVGTIIAFIFSMAVVGYVLATKVTGAGGNDDEETPELA; this is encoded by the coding sequence ATGGACCTAGATCGCGAGCAGAAAATCAACATCGTCGTCTCCATCGGGGCGCTCGCGGTGATGATCGGCGCGATGATGGCGATCGGCGCGACCTACTCGACGAACGACGGTCTCTCGACGCAGGGCGGACAGATGCTGGTCGGCACGATCATCGCATTCATCTTCTCGATGGCCGTCGTCGGCTACGTGCTCGCGACGAAGGTGACGGGAGCCGGCGGGAACGACGACGAAGAAACGCCGGAACTGGCCTGA
- a CDS encoding SWIM zinc finger family protein — protein MTQTEHTGASDRRRGRTAGGASGEFDQRTRRALSERMAVTPLGGGTYEVATESDHSYVVDLEGGRCTCPDHTYRGARCKHLRRVAIDVSEGLLPPPGRAAAECEVCGAELFVDENAPGPHLCADHEFDVGDEAYDRNTGDRVLIVAPPAGRADEVAIRHGRTVADHYSNAEYPDDDAVVAAVYAQSVRITEDGAVPSELTVYSFPRSRLSQEPVERASNAERRPDDADGRRRNGAESQSRDAEQRSLGASR, from the coding sequence ATGACGCAAACCGAACACACAGGCGCGTCAGACCGGCGACGCGGGCGGACGGCGGGCGGCGCGAGCGGGGAGTTCGATCAGCGAACGCGGCGGGCGCTCTCCGAGCGGATGGCCGTGACGCCTCTCGGCGGGGGCACCTACGAGGTCGCCACGGAGAGCGACCACAGCTACGTGGTCGACCTCGAAGGCGGGCGGTGTACCTGTCCCGATCACACCTACCGCGGCGCGCGGTGCAAGCATCTCCGGCGCGTGGCGATCGACGTCTCGGAGGGGCTGCTCCCGCCGCCGGGACGGGCGGCCGCCGAGTGTGAGGTCTGCGGCGCCGAACTGTTCGTCGACGAGAACGCTCCGGGACCGCATCTCTGTGCAGATCACGAGTTCGACGTCGGCGACGAGGCGTACGACCGCAACACCGGCGACCGCGTGCTCATCGTAGCGCCGCCCGCGGGTCGGGCCGACGAGGTGGCGATCCGGCACGGGCGAACCGTCGCAGATCACTACTCGAACGCAGAGTATCCGGACGACGACGCCGTCGTCGCCGCGGTGTACGCCCAGTCGGTCCGGATCACCGAGGATGGCGCCGTCCCCTCGGAACTGACAGTCTACTCGTTCCCGCGCTCGCGGCTCTCGCAGGAGCCGGTCGAGCGGGCGTCGAACGCGGAGCGGCGTCCGGACGACGCCGACGGACGGCGCCGGAACGGCGCCGAGTCGCAGTCGCGCGACGCGGAGCAGCGCAGCCTCGGCGCGTCGCGCTAA